A region of the Leeuwenhoekiella sp. MAR_2009_132 genome:
TTAGATTCGGGTTTTGTGTTTTATAGACTTTATGCAAGTTCCTTAACCTGCTCCTGATAAGTTTTAATACGGTCACGCAGTTTTGCCGCTTCCATAAAGTCGAGCTCTTTTGCAGCAGATTCCATTTGTTTACGAGTGTCTCGTATGAGCTGCTCAAGTTTCGGCTTACTCATATAAGCAGTTTCCGGCTCTGCCGCCATATTTAATAATTCCTGAGCCTCTTGTTTAAATTTATCAGTTTTTGCCAATGCACTATCTAAAGATTTTTTGATTGCTACAGGCTTTAAACCATGTTCCTCATTAAAATTAATTTGTTTCTGGCGTCTGTAATTAGAATCATCTATAGTCTCCTGCATACTTCGTGTAATCTTATCAGCATACATAATAGCAAGACCATTAATATTACGCGCAGCACGACCTATAGTCTGCGTTAGCGAGCGGTTGCTTCTTAAAAACCCTTCTTTATCGGCATCTAAAATAGCTACAAGAGAAACCTCAGGTAAATCGAGACCTTCCCGAAGTAAGTTTACACCAACTAAAACATCAAATATACCTTTACGCAAATCAGACATTATCTCTACGCGCTCTAAGGTATCAACATCAGAGTGAATATAACGTGTTCTAATATTTACACGCGTAAAGTATTTGGTTAACTCCTCTGCCATACGCTTAGTAAGCGTAGTAACCAGTGTACGCTCATCTTTATCTACCCGCTTATTAATTTCTTCAATTAAATCATCTATCTGATTTAAACTGGGGCGTACCTCAACCACCGGATCTAATAATCCTGTAGGTCGTATAATCTGCTCAACATAGGTTCCTTCAGACTTTTGTAATTCATAATCTGCAGGTGTTGCACTCACATATATCACCTGATTCTGCAATTGCTCAAATTCTTCAAACTTTAGCGGACGGTTGTCCATTGCTGCGGGTAGTCTAAAACCGTACTCCACGAGATTTTCTTTACGACTGCGGTCACCGCCGTACATAGCACTAACTTGAGAAACGGTTACGTGACTCTCATCAACTACCATTAAATAATCATCTGGGAAGTAATCTAATAAACAGAATGGTCGTGTACCGGGCTCTCTTCCATCTAAATACCTCGAATAGTTTTCTATACCGCTACAGTAGCCTAGTTCTCGTATCATTTCCAAATCAAAATTGGTACGCTCTTCCAGACGCTTTGCTTCCAGATGTTTTCCTATTTCCTTGAAATAATCAACCTGCTTCACCATATCAGATCCTATTTGATTAATGGCACCCTGTAATCGGTCAGGACTGGTCACAAACATATTTGCAGGATAAATATTAAGACGGTCGTATTTTTCTAAAATCTCATTGGTTGTAACATCAAACGCTTCAATCTCTTCAATCTCATCTCCAAAAAAATGAACTCTAAAGGCGTGATCATCATATCCCGGAAATATATCTACGGTATCTCCCTTAATTCGGAAATTTCCGCGGTTAAAATCACCTGTAGTCCTACTGTATAAACTTTGAACTAATCGCTTCAGCAATTGCGTTCTGGAGATTACCATATCCTTTTCAATACTGATAACGTTCTTCTGAAATTCGACCGGGTTACCTATACCATACAAACAAGAAACCGAAGCTACCACAATGATATCCCGTCTTCCTGATAGTAAAGAAGAAGTTGTACTTAAACGTAATTTTTCGATCTCCTCATTAATGGAAAGGTCCTTTTCTATATACGTCCCAGAACTGGGTATGTAGGCTTCGGGCTGATAGTAATCGTAATAGGAAACAAAATACTCGACCGCGTTTTCAGGAAAAAAAGCTTTAAACTCACTATAAAGCTGTGCCGCAAGTGTTTTATTATGTGCAAGCACCAGTGTAGGTTTTTGAACCTCCTGTACCACATTTGCAACGGTAAATGTTTTACCACTACCGGTAACTCCTAACAAGGTCTGATACTGTTCACCGGCATCGATACCGTTAACCAGTTGCTTTATAGCTTCAGGTTGATCTCCTGCAGGCTTAAATTCTGAATGTATATTGAATTTCAAAGTATAGCAATTTTTCGCATCATCTGCGAGTTAAAATGGACGCCACATAGAACTTAAAAGCTTATCAGTTTTAATATTAACTGAAAGACGACTGCTCTATTTTAAACGCACTACAAAATTAAACTATTTGAGATTCAGCTAAAAGGATGTAAATCTTAGGAGAAACTTAAAGTTTTGCCCAAAATAGGTTAGCGTTTTAAGGTAAAATGGGATTTAAACACTCTGCCATCTTCTAAAACAACATCAAACCAGTAATCATCTGCTGGTGAGTTTACGCCTCTAACCGTACCATCCCAGCCTTCTCCCAGTGGATTGATTTCTTTTAATAGCTTACCGTACCGGTTAAATACCCGAATTACCGTACCGGGCTGAACCAGTTCACTAATTCCCTGAACTTGCCATGTATCGTGATATCCATCACCATTTGGTGTAAAGTACTTCATAAATCCTATAATACTAAACTCCTGCTCCACAATACCACAACCTTCTTTAGATCGCACATAAACCGTATGAAACCCGGGCAATAATCCTGTAAAAGTCGAGCTATCCTGATAGGGCCCTATAGCATCATCTAGCGTAAATTCAAAGTTACCATCCCCAGAGATTGTGATAACCGCTGTATTATTTTCGCTGGCGTCAGTTACTTCAATATTTTCAATAATTGCTAATTCCTTTTCTTCAATAGTAAAGGTTTCCTCTCTAAAACAACCCGTTAAAACATCTGTAACCCGCAAAGTATGCTCACCCGGTAAATTGGTTTGTAATTCTGGTGTGGTTTGCCCTTCTGGCAACCATAGATACGCATAGGTTCTCGATGTGTCCAGAAATGAATTGTCTGGCACATAAGTCTCTAATTCCGGAAAAACTGAAGCACAATAAAAAGCTTCCTCAGGAAGCGTAAAATCTGGTCTGGGATTTACCCGCAGTTCAAGTTGGCTTATTGCAAAACAAGCATTGTTGTTTTCTACGCGTGCGAATACAATTTGATTATAGGCTGTACTATTTGTGTATGCTACCGGTAAAAGTTCATTTGCATCTTCTAGCAACGCTCCGCGTTCTGTTAAGTAATAATGTATATCAGGAGTACCCGTACTGGCTCCAGACACTTGAGAATCTGCGTCACGCAGATTAAACGTAACAAAACCGGTATCATCAATATCACACTCCTCTAGAAGCCCTGTTGATGCTGCTGTACTGCTCACAACAAGATTTAAGGGGGCAGCTACAGCGCATCCTGCAGGATTAACTATACGTGCGTATAAAGTTTCAGAAGGTCTTTTATTTTCATATCCTACTGGCTCTATGGGATCAATATCTAATAGTGCCTGAGTTAAACTGGGGTGATACGTCACGCTCAAGTTAGGATCTGCGAGAGTAAAATCTGAATTTGCTTCATTTAGGTTAAATATACTTAAGCCATCAGCCGTTACAGAATCTTCACACTGAACCAATCGTGCCCCTGTAGATGCCTGTGGAAAAGCATAGTACGTAACCTCTGCATACCCTATTTTTTCACAACTGCCGTCATTAGGGTCGAGTCTAAATTCGTAATTTTCTGTGTATGGCAATGTAACACCGGCTGGTTGTCTAATATTTAATTCAAAGGTTGTCTCACGGGGTATAAGATTATCATTTAAATACCAGCTGTACGTGGCACCAGGAACTGCTTCATATTTTAACGTATACGTATCGCCGTCACAAAGTGCTAACTTTTTAGAATCTGTACTGTTTTGAATGATATCTAACTCATTAAACAACGATTGATTAAAAGGTGGTAAGCCTTGAAAACTAATGCCGCTTCCCAGATTTATTGCGCGATCTCTATAATTTGCAGCAACACCGGCGGCATTAGGATTATCTATAACTCCTAAATATGGTAAGCCTACTGAGTAAGCTAAACTCAACGTACGGTAAATTTTACCATCAGGAGCTAACTGAAGGCTGCCGCGGTAACTCCCTTGCTGATCTAATATAACCTGACTGGCACTTATATCTGCGGCTTCTGTATCGTATTGAATTAGCGATGAAAAGTGATTACCTACTTCAGGTTCATCTGAACCGTTAGAACTATGAACATACAGATATTTATTATTAGGTGAAAACTCAACACCGTATGATGCCTTATTTGGCCCATCTATTGACAATTGCTGAAGATTGCTTGCCATACCGGTTGCAGAGTCAAAATCTGTAAGATATAAACCAAAAAACATATTAGCTATCGCCAGTTGCTTCCCGTCTGGAGAAAATTTCATGTTTCCTCTACGATCTTCAATTGCCAGAGAAAGATTTGATTTAACAGGAGTTAATTGAATGCCAGAATCATTTAATTCATAAGCATACAGCGTACTTATAACCTCTTCATTTCCGCTTGAAGAAGAGAATGCCACCATCCACACACTATTAGTAACACAACTTTTAATAACAGCACTTAATTTTTCTGAAGCAAAATTTAAGAGTTTTCTGTTTTTAACGGTGACTTCTCCCTGAGGATTAGAATTAAAATTGACAATACTATAATTTAATCCATCGTCTTTATCAGTCTCGCGTAAACGGGTGTCTATAGTAAAAATATAATAAATACCCGGGGTATTAGGTTGTGGTATTATAATAGCAGACTGCGTGCTTGAGGCATTACCAAACAGGCCTGTGCCATTAATCATAACAGTATGGTTAGCCGTATAAACTGTCTGACCATCAGTATAGAAAAGCAAACTGCCATTATCATCTGAGATGGTCGCACAACCTTCTAAGGTATCTAATTGACCATCAGTTAATACCTGTGGAGTTGAGTTATTAAAATTAAGACCTGCGCCTTTGCCAAAATACCAGTTATTAGCCTGGCTTTGAGCATTTAATTGTACAACAAAGAGTAGGAAAAGAATGTAAAGAACATTCTGTTTTAGCGTATTTTTTTTCAACTGCACTTATTTTTCGTACAATTTAAACCTTTAAAATCATAAATAAAAAAACTATCGCTCACAAGATTTTTATTGCGATTAAAGGGAACTAATTGCTACAAATCCCGCTTTTTAAGCAGTGCATAAGCGCCATAAATAAAAATGAAGATCCATACCGAAACAATAACTACTTCATACCAGTGTACTGCGTAATCTATACTTATATCTGCCTGTAATTGTGTGGCTGCGGCTTCAATAAAATTGAGCCGTTGAAAAGGAAGATTAATTAAATTTTTCATCGCTTCAAGCGGAAAAAACTGAACAATTCCATCTGCTAACTCGGCACTGGTTTTCCACCTTAAAATTCCGTAGATGATGTTTTCAAAAATCCACCAGACAAACAAAAAGCCCAGAGCAAAAGCAGAACGCTTTACTAAAACGCCCAGAAATAAACAGAAAGAAAAGAAACCTACAAGTTTTAAAAAGTAAGCGACCAGAAATTCCATCTCGCGGGTAACAATACTAAACTCGGTATAATCTGAAAAAGAATACCCTAAAATTAGCGTCATTACAAAGATGAAAAATGTAGAAAGTAATGCAAAAGCAACAACGGTATAAAATTTAGAAAGCATAAATTCTTTCTTACTCAACCCATCAATTAGGTTTTGCTTTAACGTTCTGTTACTATATTCATTAGAAATCATCGAGACAATTACAATCGCCAAAAAGAATTTTAATGTTGCCGCAACCCAGGTATTAAAATGCCAAATAAACGGAAAATTGAAAATACCCTGATCTGCTATACGTATTTGAAAGTCACCCAAGTTAAATTCAATAGAGGCGATAAGTGCAATGAATGAAAGAATTACAAAATAGGCGATACTCAATACTTTTGAGGACCTGCTGTGTTTTAATTTGTAAAATTCTATGGTAAGTAATCGTAGCATGTAGGTGCTTAGTTTAGTTTGGCTGTAAGTTGTAAAAATTGCTCTTCAAGGCTTTCTTTGCGCATCACCAGATGGGAAAGAACAATATGTTTTTCAAATAAATAGCTGTTTAAAGCTTCCGCAGAAAGTGGATTTTTGAGAAATGCGGTTATTAAACCATTCTCTTCTTTTAAAGATGCAAAATCAGGATGTGTTTCTAAGGCTAAAATAAGATCTTGTTGTCGCTCACAGCGCAATTCAAAAAAGCCGTGACTGGCGTTTAATTCATCTACAGGACCAGCGTATAATTTAATTCCGTTTCTAATTATGACCACATGCGAACATACCTTTTCAACCTCATCAAGTAAATGGGATGCAAGAAGAATGGTGGTTCCGCCAGAAGCGATATTCTTTATAATCTCTCGTATTTGATGAATTCCCTGTGGGTCAAGACCATTCGTTGGTTCGTCTAAAATTAAAATTTCAGGATCATTTAATAAAGCTGAAGCAATAGCGAGTCGCTGCTTCATACCTAAAGAAAAGGTGCTAAACTTACTATCCTTACGATCTAAGAGATGTACGATTTCTAATTTTTCGTCAATCTTTGAAGGATCTACATCTTTAATGGTGCATACTAACTTAAGATTTTGTGCAGCCGTCATATAGGGGTAAAAGTTAGGACGCTCTATTATTGCTCCTACTTTTTTTAAGGCGTTATGGGTTGTATCACTACCATCAAACCACCTAAAATCTCCAGACGTGGCATTTACAACATTGAGTACCATACCCAGCGTGGTGGACTTACCACTACCGTTAGGTCCTAAAATGCCGTAAACATTTCCCTTTTCAATAGTGAAACTCAGATCGTTTACAGCTTTAACTTTACCGTAATGCTTTGTGAGGTTTTTAAGAGTAAGAATTGTATCCAAAAGCGTAATTTTAAGATTAGCGTTCTTTAACAAGACGAGCACAAACCTGTTTTGTTACAGCACTTAATTACCTTTGTACAAATCCCTTTTGACTATGGAAGACAAATTAATGTCACGTAAAAAACCTACTTACCCTATTAATGATACACTCAAAGAGTATTTGACTAAGTATAATAGGGAAATTAAAATACCTGTATTTTACGAAGATCTTCTCCGTTTTTCTGGCGGAATAAATATTTATGACAAGAACGATAATGATACTTTATGGATAAGTGTTTATTATTCTGAATTTGAACGCGAGGAACTTGAAGAAAGTTTAAAACGGGTATATACCATTCTACATTCAGATGGTAGTGAAAGCATGTTGCCTTTCTTAAAAGTTGCTGCGATTGACTATTGCACGTTTGGAAACTCAAAACCCTTCCGTATCAAAATAAATAATATCTATAATGATAACTATACCTACTTCTATGTTAAAAAGGCAGACGCCAGTAGAGTTTATGGTCTAGACCTCGAACACATTTTATCTCCTAACCGTATTAACTTTTTGGTTTATAAAGACACGTTGATTGAAGAGCATATAGTAGGAATTCCCGGTGATGTTTTTATTTCTGAATATTTAGACAAATGTGATGATGTGGGCAAAGCCCAACTTGCAAAAGAATTTGTAAAATTTAACGAGCGTTGCATGATACTACTTTTGGGTGATATGCGCTCGTATAATTATGTGGTTATTCCTACTCATGATTTTGATCATATTAAATATAAAATACGTGCTATAGATTTTGACCAGCAGTGTTTTGAAGGAAATTATAAAGTATACAAACCTCATATTTTTAAAGAAAACTTTAAAATGGTTGATCTCGTATCTAACCGTCTGCGTGATAAATCTATAGAGCAATACCGTGAGGAAGAGCGCGCAGTATTGGCTAAACGTATTATAACATCAAAAAACAGATTGCGTAGACTTCTTAAATGTATGAGTCAGGATACCATCTCTACCGAAGAAAACTTACACAACCTTCGTGGTCAATTGTACGAGTACACTATGGATATGAAATTTAAAAGAGCCCAATCTATGGGGCAAATTGTAAAAACAGCTCTTGCCTTTGTAAAACGTAATTATGAAGATGTGAGTATGAAGCGAATTATGCAAGCACGATATTAAATAAAAAAACCGGTCAAACGACCGGTTTTTTTATGCTTAAGCATTACACTTTAATAAACGATAGGTTTAAAGTGTTCTTTATTAGTGCTGTGTTTAGAAAAATTAGCTGCGGTTTCTATAAGCGCTAAATGAGAGTAAGCCTGCGGAAAATTACCCAGCAAACGCTTTGTTTTAAAATCTATATCTTCACTAAATAAGCCTAAATGATTGCTATATGAGAGTAGCTGATCAAAATAACGAATTGCTTTTTCCTCTTCTCCTATTTTATATAAACTATCAATTAGCCAAAACGTACAAATGGTAAAAGATGAATTAGGCTCCCCAAAATCGTCATTGTTTTTATAACGATACATCAAACCGTCTTTACATAACTCCCGCTCTGTAGCCTGTACAGTCGAGATATACCGCGGGTCTTTTGCTTCTAAAAAGCCATATTGCTCCATAAGTAAAGTTGAAGCGTCTAAATCTTCAGAACCGTACGACTGCGTGTAAGCCTGCTTTTCCTCGTTCCAGGCATTTGCGCAAATATCATCGTGTATTTCTTTACGCAGATCTTCCCATTCTCCAAGATTACCGCGTTCTAAAACACAGGCTATTTTTATAGCTCGGTCTATAGCTACCCAGCATAACAGTTTTGAGAAAGTAAAATGACGGTCCTCGGTACGCAGTTCCCAGATTCCTTTATCTGCCTCTTTCCAATGTTGTTTTACAATTTTTACAATCCCCAGAATGATCATCCACAATTCTTCACTATTGTCTAGTGTAGTCTCAAACTGAACAAATTGCTGATAGATGACCTCCATCAAAATTCCGTAGATATCATTTTGTTTTTGAACATACGCGGCATTACCTATACGTACCGGAGCAGAATTTTTATATCCAGACAGGTGGTCTAAGGTTTCTTCGGTAAGTGTTTTTTCACCGTTAATACCATACATAATCTGCATTTTCTCATCTTTGTCTGGCAGTGTATCTATGATAAATTGTAAAAATTTACGAGCAGATTTTGTGTGTCCAAGACTAGAAATTACGCGTATTACCATAGAGGCGTCCCGCACCCAGCAAAAACGGTAATCCCAGTTGCGCACTTCCCCAATAGTTTCCGGTAATGAGGTGGTAGCCGCAGCGAGTACAGCCCCAGACTTTTCAAACGTAAGAGCTTTTAGCGTGAGCGCACTTCGCATAATTTCCTTTTGATACAAACTGTATTTTGTGGTTTTATCAGACCAGTTCATCCAGTAAACTTTTGTACGCTGAAATTTTAAATACGCTCTATCCAGCGACTGTTCCATCAATTTCTCGTGATAAGACATCAAAATAAAAGCGTTGCTTTCTAATGAAATCTTAGCTCCTTCTAATATAGAACTGTGATCTATATCTGTATATAAGTATAGTGAGTCATACTTGCCTTCTTCGGTGTAACTCTCTATATAATTTGTTTTATCAACTGTTATAGTCTTATTCTTAGCATATTCTAGTTTAGGGTCGTAATTACATACAAACGAGGGTTTCCCTTTTACCAGACGAATAAAACGAATTATATCTGGTGGAGCGTAAAACTTACCATCTGCTTTCTCATAACGGGGCATAAAATCAAAAACCTCAAAAGCATCATCGCCATTGTCATACATGGTACGCAAAATGTTAGTATCCCACATGTATTTTTGGGTAATTGTATAGTCATCAGTTACATCAAAACTTTGAAATCCTCCTTTCTCTTCGTCAAGTAATTTTGCAAATACAGAGGGAGAATCAAAAATGGGTAAACAACACCAGTCTATTGAACCTTTGTCAGATATCAAAGCTGCACTTCTACAATTTCCTATTATTCCATAATTTAAATTATCCATAAAATATTTAAAGTTCTAAAGTTCTATTAAACGGGTAGCCTAGAAGCTATTGTTTTCCGAAATTTAAGCATTAACAAAAAAATTAATCCGCTATCTCCTGTTTTTATGAGTAAAACTATCATTATATCAAATCGACTACCCTTACAATTACAAATTGATAACAAAACAATTAATGCGACTCCAAGTGTAGGTGGTTTAGCTACCGGAATGAAGTCTGTGCACAGAGACAGCAACGGAGTTTGGATAGGCTGGACCGGTCTAACTGAAGAAGAAATACCGGCAAATCTGCTTGATGATGTTATCGAAGCAACTATTAAAGAACAATGTATTCCTGTATCACTTACTAAAGAAGATATAGACGGCTTCTATTACGGCTTCTCCAACCGTACCATCTGGCCGCTATTTCATTATTTTATGGAATATACTGAATTTGAAAAACAAAGTTGGCAGAGTTATGTTACCGTAAATGAAAAATACGCAGAAGTTGTTTTAGACAATATAGAAGAAGGAGATACCGTGTGGGTGCACGATTACCAGTTAATGTTGCTTCCGGCAATGATTAAAAAGAAACGCCCTGATGTGCAAATAGGCTTTTTTCTGCATATACCCTTCCCATCTTATGAAGTATTTAGAACACTTCCGTGGAGAGAGGAAATTCTTAAAGGTTTATTAGGTTCAGACTTAATAGGCTTTCACACCTATGATTATCAGCGTCATTTTTTAAGTTCGGTGTCCCGTATTTTAAGACATGAAGTAGGGTTTAATGAGATTACTTTAAAAGATCGCATTGTTACCGTAAACTCATTCCCTATGGGTATTGATTATAACAAATTTGCTGAAGCAGCGGCAAAACACGATGCTACTAAAAATCAGTCAGAATTACAACGTAGACTTGATCTGCATATAGATACAACCCCAGACGCTAAAATGATTCTATCTATAGACCGTCTGGATTATAGTAAAGGTATTGCCAATCGTCTTAGAGCTTACGAGTATTTTTTAGAAAAGTACCCCGAGTTTAAAGAGAAAGTTCGTCTTGTAATGCTAGCAGTTCCCTCCCGCTCTAATGTTCCACAATATCAATTGCTGAAAAAAGAAATTGACGAACTCGTAGGTCGTATCAACGGAAAATTTGCATCGGTAAGCTGGACGCCTATCTGGTATTTCTATCGTTCAATGCCTTTTGAAAATCTCATTGACTTGTATACTACTTGTGAAGTAGCACTGTTAACGCCTATACGTGATGGTATGAATCTGGTTGCTAAAGAATATATTGCAACCCGCACAAATCAAACTGGTGTGCTTATTTTGAGTGAAATGGCAGGTGCTGCACAAGAAATGAGTGAAGCTTTGATTATTAACCCTAATAATTTTGAAGAAATAGCAGATGCTTTAAAGCAGGCTATAGAAATGCCCGAAGCAGAACAGGTAAAACGCAATAAATTTTTACAAAAAAGACTAAAACGTTACAATGTAGAAAAATGGGCAGATGATTTTATGACAATCCTCAACGACACAAAACATAAATCTGATATTGTGAAAGCTATACGTATGACTGAAAATCAAGAAAATGAAATGCTTGCTGCTTATAAAGATTCTGAGAAGCGCATCCTATTTTTAGATTATGACGGCACCTTGAGAGCTTTTGTAAACAATCCCGAAGATGCAAGCCCTGATGATGATCTACTCGAATTAGTAAATACCATTCAAGCCAAACCCAATACAGAAGTGGTAATCATTAGCGGCCGGGATCGCCACACCTTAGGAACCTGGTGGCAGGATATCCCAATTACGCTAATTGCTGAGCACGGCGTCTGGAAGAGACCTACAGGAGGCGAATGGGCAGTAACAGAGAATCTAAAAAACGATTGGATGGATACCGTGCGACCTATTTTAGAAAAGTTTGTAGACCGTACTGCAGGTACATTTATTGAAGAAAAAAACTACAGTCTGGCCTGGCATTATCGCAATGCAGATCCTGATTTAGGTGAAATTAGAGCAAGTGAGCTTTCTTCAGTTTTAAAAGAACTTTCTGCTAATAATGATTTGGGAGTTTTAGACGGAAACAAAGTTCTTGAAATTAAAAACAGTACCATTCATAAAGGAAAAGCGGTGACAAAGCATATTTTTGAAAAAGACTATACCTTTCAGTTTGCAATAGGTGATGACTGGACAGATGAGTATATGTTTCAGGATTTGCCCAACGAGGCCTACACCATAAAAGTAGGTTTACAAAAAACAGCTGCAAAATATTATGTAGATGATACCGATCGTGTACGCGATTTATTAAAGAAATTTGCTGCTCAAGACTAAAAAAAAAAGTAAAATATAACCATGAAAAACGCTTACACTTTTGCATTCCTTTTGTGTTTTGGGTCTTTATTAGCCCAAAATAATGTTCCGTCACAAACAGATTTACGTATCTACGGAATCATTGACGCAGTCTCTGCTACTAATATTGAAAAAGATGTGCGTGCGCTCGCAGATTTTGGCACACGTAACACGTTTAGCGATACTCTTAGTGACACGCGCGGTATAGGTGCTGCCCGAAGATATATTAAAGCAGAATTTGAGAAAACCTCTAAAAACTGCAACTCGTGTCTTGAGGTTTTTTACCAGAAGGATTTAGTTACTCCAGAAATGGGAAATCGCATTCCTAAAGAAACCTATGTTGTAAATGTAGTTGCCATTCAGCGCGGAACTAAATATCCCAATCGTTAT
Encoded here:
- a CDS encoding bifunctional alpha,alpha-trehalose-phosphate synthase (UDP-forming)/trehalose-phosphatase, encoding MSKTIIISNRLPLQLQIDNKTINATPSVGGLATGMKSVHRDSNGVWIGWTGLTEEEIPANLLDDVIEATIKEQCIPVSLTKEDIDGFYYGFSNRTIWPLFHYFMEYTEFEKQSWQSYVTVNEKYAEVVLDNIEEGDTVWVHDYQLMLLPAMIKKKRPDVQIGFFLHIPFPSYEVFRTLPWREEILKGLLGSDLIGFHTYDYQRHFLSSVSRILRHEVGFNEITLKDRIVTVNSFPMGIDYNKFAEAAAKHDATKNQSELQRRLDLHIDTTPDAKMILSIDRLDYSKGIANRLRAYEYFLEKYPEFKEKVRLVMLAVPSRSNVPQYQLLKKEIDELVGRINGKFASVSWTPIWYFYRSMPFENLIDLYTTCEVALLTPIRDGMNLVAKEYIATRTNQTGVLILSEMAGAAQEMSEALIINPNNFEEIADALKQAIEMPEAEQVKRNKFLQKRLKRYNVEKWADDFMTILNDTKHKSDIVKAIRMTENQENEMLAAYKDSEKRILFLDYDGTLRAFVNNPEDASPDDDLLELVNTIQAKPNTEVVIISGRDRHTLGTWWQDIPITLIAEHGVWKRPTGGEWAVTENLKNDWMDTVRPILEKFVDRTAGTFIEEKNYSLAWHYRNADPDLGEIRASELSSVLKELSANNDLGVLDGNKVLEIKNSTIHKGKAVTKHIFEKDYTFQFAIGDDWTDEYMFQDLPNEAYTIKVGLQKTAAKYYVDDTDRVRDLLKKFAAQD